The DNA region TTACGCAGCGCTCGGTGACGTCCTCTGCCTGCTGCTCGACCGCGCCTTCGCCGTCACCGTCCATGCACATGTCGCGCTGCAGGTCGATGTCGTCGGCGATGTGCCGGACGGCCAGCTGGTCCACATCACGGTGGCCGATCCCGGCGAGACGCTCGACGACTGTCCAGGCCTGGACACTGCCGCCCGGCTGATCGCCTCGCTCGATGGCGTCCTGCACAGGGAGTGCGCGCCGGATCGGGGTACACGGGTCATCATCGAGGTCACGCTGACCTTGCCACGCCATCCTCCGCGCATCGACATCGAGACCCTGCGGACCACGCTCGGAGGCACCCATGCGCTGCGCGAAGTGATCTCGGCACTGGATCGCTCACTCAGCCGCGATCTTTCCGAACTCGACGTCCTGCTCGCCCAGCCCGGCATCGCCGATCTGCAGGCCTGGCTGCACCGGGTCTCCGGTGCGCTTGGTATGGCCGAGGCCACCGACCTCGCGCGCCTGGGACTCACGCTGGAGCGCCGCCTGGCGGAAGAACGGGATGCCAGCGTCGACGCGGCGATCCGGCGCTTCGGGGAAGACGCCGCGCATGCGCTTCAGGTGCTGCGCAAACACAGCTGAGCGATCGGCTATAGTGCCCGGCACTGTGAGTACCCTGCACACCTTCATCGACACCCATCCGCGCCTCTTCGTGCTGACTGGCGCAGGCATCAGTACCGATTCCGGTATTCCCGACTACCGCGATGGTCAGGGCGCGTGGAAACGCAGCCCGCCGATGACCCTGCAGATGTTCATGAGCGGTCCGCCGGCCCGGGCACGCTACTGGGCGCGTGGCATGATCGGCTGGCGCCATTTCTCATCGGTGAGCCCCAACCTCGCGCATCGGGCACTGGCACGGATGGAGCACGAGGGGCGCATCGAACTCCTGCTGACCCAGAACGTCGACGGGCTGCACGAAGCGGCCGGCAGCATCAATGTGGTCGACCTCCACGGACGCCTCGACCGCGTGCGCTGCATGCAATGCGGCGATATCACGACGCGTGCCACCATGCAGGCCAGACTCGAGGAAGCGAACCCCGCGTGGCTCGCGCTGCAGGCCACGGTGGCGCCCGATGGCGACGCGGACCTCGACGAGGTGGACTTCAGCGCATTCGTCATCCCGACCTGCACGGTCTGCGGCGGGATCCTGAAACCCGATGTCGTCTTCTTCGGTGAAAATGTCCCCCGCGCCCGTGTCGACACGGCCTGGGCACATCTGGCCCGGGCCGACGCCATGCTGGTGGTCGGCTCGTCGCTGATGGTCTACTCCGGCTACCGCTTCGTTCTCGAAGCCTCGCGCAAAGGTCTGCCGATCGCCTCGGTCAACCTCGGCGTCACCCGCGCGGACGCACTGATCGACGTGAAAATCGAGCAGTCGGTCACGGACGCGCTCGCGCCCTACGCCTGACCTTCAACCCGTGGCGCCTGGCGCCTCGCGCGGAAGAACTCGCGCAGCATCGTGCTCGCCACGTCAGCCCCGAGGCCGCCCTCGACCCTCACCCGGTGGTTGTGCAACGGCGAAACCAGCGTGTCGAACACGCTCCCGGCCGCGCCGGTCTTGGGATCGGTCGCGCCGAAGACCACGCGTCCGACCCGGGCGTGGATCATGGCCATCGCGCACATGGTGCAAGGCTCGAGCGTTACATACAGCGTGGAGCCTGGAAACCGGTAGTTGGCGACAGCCTGGCCTCCGGCCCGCAGCGCCTGGATTTCCGCATGCGCGGTGGGGTCGTTGAGGGTGATGTTGCGATTCCAGCCTTCGCCGATCGCGACGCCACCCTGCACGAGCACG from Luteibacter mycovicinus includes:
- a CDS encoding NAD-dependent protein deacetylase, coding for MRFRCCANTAERSAIVPGTVSTLHTFIDTHPRLFVLTGAGISTDSGIPDYRDGQGAWKRSPPMTLQMFMSGPPARARYWARGMIGWRHFSSVSPNLAHRALARMEHEGRIELLLTQNVDGLHEAAGSINVVDLHGRLDRVRCMQCGDITTRATMQARLEEANPAWLALQATVAPDGDADLDEVDFSAFVIPTCTVCGGILKPDVVFFGENVPRARVDTAWAHLARADAMLVVGSSLMVYSGYRFVLEASRKGLPIASVNLGVTRADALIDVKIEQSVTDALAPYA
- the tadA gene encoding tRNA adenosine(34) deaminase TadA; the protein is MSAPPVSSDDRFTDADRAWMARALQLAEHARDAEGEVPVGAVLVQGGVAIGEGWNRNITLNDPTAHAEIQALRAGGQAVANYRFPGSTLYVTLEPCTMCAMAMIHARVGRVVFGATDPKTGAAGSVFDTLVSPLHNHRVRVEGGLGADVASTMLREFFRARRQAPRVEGQA